In Salmonella enterica subsp. enterica serovar Typhimurium str. LT2, a single window of DNA contains:
- the flgF gene encoding flagellar biosynthesis protein (cell-proximal portion of basal-body rod; flagellar basal-body rod protein flgf (putative proximal rod protein). (SW:FLGF_SALTY)): MDHAIYTAMGAASQTLNQQAVTASNLANASTPGFRAQLNALRAVPVDGLSLATRTLVTASTPGADMTPGQLDYTSRPLDVALQQDGWLVVQAADGAEGYTRNGNIQVGPTGQLTIQGHPVIGEGGPITVPEGSEITIAADGTISALNPGDPPNTVAPVGRLKLVKAEGNEVQRSDDGLFRLTAEAQAERGAVLAADPSIRIMSGVLEGSNVKPVEAMTDMIANARRFEMQMKVITSVDENEGRANQLLSMS, encoded by the coding sequence ATGGATCACGCAATTTATACCGCCATGGGGGCGGCCAGCCAGACGCTTAACCAGCAGGCGGTAACGGCCAGCAACCTGGCTAATGCCTCAACGCCGGGCTTTCGCGCGCAGCTTAACGCGCTACGCGCGGTGCCCGTTGATGGCCTCTCTTTAGCAACGCGCACGCTGGTTACGGCGTCGACGCCGGGGGCGGATATGACCCCGGGTCAGTTGGACTACACCTCCCGTCCGCTGGATGTCGCGTTACAGCAGGACGGCTGGCTGGTAGTGCAAGCGGCGGATGGCGCTGAAGGATATACCCGTAACGGGAATATCCAGGTGGGTCCGACCGGGCAGTTAACCATTCAGGGACATCCGGTTATCGGCGAAGGCGGCCCGATTACCGTTCCTGAAGGGTCGGAAATCACCATTGCGGCAGACGGCACGATCTCCGCGCTCAATCCCGGCGACCCGCCAAACACGGTGGCGCCCGTTGGGCGACTGAAGCTGGTCAAAGCGGAAGGCAATGAGGTGCAGCGGAGCGATGACGGTTTATTCCGCCTTACCGCCGAGGCACAGGCTGAACGCGGGGCGGTACTGGCCGCCGACCCGTCAATTCGCATTATGTCGGGCGTGCTGGAGGGCAGTAACGTCAAGCCGGTTGAAGCCATGACCGACATGATCGCCAACGCACGTCGTTTTGAAATGCAGATGAAGGTTATCACCAGCGTAGATGAGAACGAAGGGCGAGCTAACCAACTGCTGTCGATGAGTTAA
- the flgG gene encoding flagellar biosynthesis protein (cell-distal portion of basal-body rod; flagellar basal-body rod protein flgg (distal rod protein). (SW:FLGG_SALTY)) encodes MISSLWIAKTGLDAQQTNMDVIANNLANVSTNGFKRQRAVFEDLLYQTIRQPGAQSSEQTTLPSGLQIGTGVRPVATERLHSQGNLSQTNNSKDVAIKGQGFFQVMLPDGTSAYTRDGSFQVDQNGQLVTAGGFQVQPAITIPANALSITIGRDGVVSVTQQGQAAPVQVGQLNLTTFMNDTGLESIGENLYIETQSSGAPNESTPGLNGAGLLYQGYVETSNVNVAEELVNMIQVQRAYEINSKAVSTTDQMLQKLTQL; translated from the coding sequence ATGATCAGTTCATTATGGATCGCCAAAACCGGTCTGGACGCGCAGCAAACCAATATGGATGTGATTGCCAATAACCTGGCAAACGTCAGCACCAATGGTTTTAAGCGTCAGCGCGCGGTATTTGAAGATCTGTTGTATCAGACCATCCGCCAGCCGGGCGCGCAGTCGTCCGAGCAGACGACGCTGCCTTCAGGGCTGCAAATCGGTACCGGCGTGCGTCCGGTCGCCACGGAGCGTCTGCACAGTCAGGGGAACCTGTCGCAGACCAACAACAGTAAAGATGTGGCGATTAAAGGGCAGGGCTTTTTCCAGGTCATGCTGCCGGACGGTACGTCTGCTTATACCCGCGACGGCTCTTTCCAGGTGGATCAGAATGGTCAACTGGTGACGGCGGGCGGTTTTCAGGTGCAGCCGGCAATCACCATTCCGGCCAACGCGTTAAGCATCACGATTGGCCGCGACGGCGTGGTCAGCGTTACCCAGCAGGGGCAGGCCGCGCCGGTTCAGGTCGGGCAGCTTAACCTGACCACCTTTATGAACGACACCGGGCTGGAAAGCATTGGCGAGAACCTCTATATCGAAACGCAATCGTCCGGCGCGCCGAACGAAAGCACGCCGGGGCTCAACGGCGCGGGGTTGTTGTATCAAGGGTATGTCGAAACGTCGAACGTTAACGTGGCGGAAGAGCTGGTGAACATGATTCAGGTTCAACGCGCCTATGAAATTAACAGTAAAGCAGTATCGACGACCGATCAGATGCTGCAGAAACTGACGCAACTCTAA